A single genomic interval of Burkholderia sp. HI2500 harbors:
- a CDS encoding isochorismatase family protein yields the protein MNDLSRHAEANVYRQQGFGTPLPPHGNIGLLIVDFVVGFADPATFGGGNIAPAIARTTRALALARERGWPVAHSRIVYADDGSDDNVFSLKVPGMATLTEHHPNSAIVPELTPAPGELVVRKTVPSAFFGTQLAPWLAQRAVQTLLVAGAVTSGCVRASVVDAMSHGFRPLVLADCVGDRAIAPHDANLFDMQQKYAAVMPLDDAIAAIDAVQARAR from the coding sequence ATGAACGATCTTTCCCGTCACGCCGAAGCGAACGTCTATCGCCAGCAGGGCTTCGGCACGCCGCTGCCGCCGCACGGCAACATCGGCCTGCTGATCGTCGACTTCGTGGTCGGCTTCGCCGATCCCGCGACGTTCGGCGGCGGCAACATCGCGCCGGCGATCGCGCGCACGACGCGTGCGCTCGCGCTCGCGCGCGAACGCGGCTGGCCGGTCGCGCACAGCCGCATCGTGTACGCGGACGACGGCAGCGACGACAACGTGTTCTCGCTGAAGGTGCCCGGCATGGCGACGCTGACCGAGCACCACCCGAACAGCGCGATCGTGCCGGAGCTCACGCCCGCGCCCGGCGAGCTCGTCGTGCGCAAGACGGTGCCGTCGGCGTTCTTCGGCACGCAACTGGCGCCGTGGCTCGCGCAGCGCGCGGTGCAGACGCTGCTCGTCGCGGGCGCCGTGACGAGCGGCTGCGTGCGCGCAAGCGTCGTCGACGCGATGTCGCACGGGTTCCGCCCGCTCGTGCTGGCCGACTGTGTCGGCGATCGCGCGATCGCGCCGCACGACGCGAACCTGTTCGACATGCAGCAGAAATACGCGGCGGTGATGCCGCTCGACGATGCGATCGCGGCGATCGATGCGGTGCAGGCACGCGCACGCTGA
- a CDS encoding xanthine dehydrogenase family protein molybdopterin-binding subunit, which yields MNRSELLARNGCLTVIRPPAPPVKPAPGQPGSLSSYVPALPEVFVAILDDGRILAFNGHVDLGTGIRTSLAQIVAEELDVPAARVTMVLGDTAATPNQGPTIASATIQISATPLRCAAAQARDALLALAAERFNVDAAQLRIDDATISANGQTATFAALVAAHRIALTLDLNTRTKDPALYRIVGKSSPRVDLPAKATGQLTFVHDMRVPGMLHGRVVRPPYAGHDSGSFVGGSLIDVDRASVADVPGLVAVVAIGDFVGVVAEREEHAIRAARQLRVTWRPLPALPPLDEPSAAIAAAPAKRRVLLDEGDVDAARAQPDTITLSRTYAWPFQMHGSIGPSCALADYREPGNGRITVWSGTQNPVSLRYDLATLVARDEADFDVVRMEAAGCYGRNGADDVCGDALLLSRAVGRPVRVQLSRADEHLWEPKGAGQLMQVTGTVTRDGRLLGYDFTTRYPSNDAPLLAALLTGAIAPAPRVFEMGDRTAVSPYASPHRRFVCEDLAPLVRASWLRGVSALPNSFAHDAFVDECAALTGVDPLAFRLRHLQDTRATELLQAVADRAGWAPRVRRTPHDEPEPSRLVRGRGIAYARYVHSRFPGFGAAWSAWVVDLSVDRVSGEIRIERVTVGQDTGTMINPDGVRHQIHGNVIQVLSRTLKERVRFADGKVASREWASYPILTFAEVPDVDVVLMPRQGEPPLGAGESASVPGPAAVANALFDATGVRFYAPPFTPETVRAALRDAGRLMTADAAGAQVATTGTA from the coding sequence GTGAACCGCTCCGAACTGCTCGCGCGCAACGGCTGCCTCACCGTGATCCGGCCGCCCGCGCCGCCCGTCAAGCCGGCACCCGGCCAGCCGGGCAGCCTGTCGTCCTACGTGCCGGCGCTGCCGGAAGTATTCGTCGCGATCCTCGACGACGGCCGCATCCTCGCGTTCAACGGCCACGTCGATCTCGGCACCGGCATCCGCACGTCGCTCGCGCAGATCGTCGCCGAGGAGCTCGATGTGCCGGCCGCGCGCGTGACGATGGTGCTCGGCGACACGGCCGCGACACCGAACCAGGGCCCGACCATCGCGAGCGCGACGATCCAGATTTCCGCGACGCCGCTGCGCTGTGCGGCCGCGCAGGCGCGCGATGCGTTGCTGGCGCTTGCCGCCGAACGGTTCAATGTCGACGCGGCGCAACTGCGGATCGACGACGCGACGATCTCGGCGAACGGGCAAACGGCCACGTTCGCCGCGCTCGTCGCCGCGCACCGGATCGCGCTGACGCTGGACCTGAACACCCGCACGAAAGATCCCGCCCTGTACCGGATCGTCGGCAAGTCGTCGCCGCGCGTCGACCTGCCCGCGAAGGCAACCGGCCAGCTCACGTTCGTGCACGACATGCGCGTGCCGGGCATGCTGCACGGCCGCGTCGTGCGGCCGCCCTATGCGGGGCATGACAGCGGTTCGTTCGTCGGGGGGTCGCTGATCGACGTCGATCGCGCATCGGTGGCCGACGTGCCGGGGCTCGTGGCCGTCGTCGCGATCGGCGATTTCGTCGGCGTGGTGGCCGAGCGTGAAGAACACGCGATCCGCGCGGCGCGCCAGTTGCGCGTGACATGGCGTCCGCTCCCCGCGCTGCCGCCGCTCGACGAACCGTCTGCCGCGATCGCCGCCGCGCCGGCCAAACGCCGCGTGCTGCTCGACGAAGGCGACGTCGACGCGGCGCGAGCGCAGCCCGACACGATCACGCTGTCGCGCACCTACGCATGGCCGTTCCAGATGCACGGCTCGATCGGCCCGTCCTGCGCGCTCGCCGACTATCGCGAGCCGGGCAACGGCCGGATCACCGTGTGGTCCGGCACGCAGAATCCCGTTTCGCTGCGTTACGACCTCGCGACACTCGTCGCGCGCGACGAAGCCGATTTCGACGTGGTGCGGATGGAAGCGGCCGGCTGCTACGGCCGCAACGGCGCGGACGACGTGTGCGGCGACGCGCTGCTGCTGTCGCGCGCGGTCGGCCGCCCGGTGCGTGTGCAACTGTCGCGCGCGGACGAACATCTGTGGGAACCGAAAGGCGCGGGCCAGCTGATGCAGGTGACCGGCACCGTCACGCGCGACGGCCGCCTGCTCGGCTACGACTTCACGACGCGCTATCCGTCGAACGACGCGCCGCTGCTCGCGGCGCTGCTGACCGGCGCGATCGCGCCCGCGCCGCGCGTGTTCGAGATGGGCGACCGCACGGCCGTGTCGCCTTACGCGAGCCCGCATCGCCGCTTCGTCTGCGAGGACCTTGCCCCGCTCGTGCGTGCGTCGTGGCTGCGCGGCGTGTCGGCATTGCCGAACTCGTTCGCGCACGATGCGTTCGTCGACGAATGCGCGGCGCTGACCGGCGTCGACCCGCTTGCGTTCCGGCTGCGCCACCTGCAGGACACGCGCGCGACCGAACTGCTGCAGGCCGTGGCCGATCGCGCGGGCTGGGCGCCACGCGTGCGGCGCACGCCGCATGATGAACCCGAGCCGTCGCGGCTGGTGCGCGGCCGCGGGATCGCCTACGCGCGCTACGTGCACAGCCGCTTCCCCGGCTTCGGCGCGGCGTGGTCGGCATGGGTCGTCGACCTGAGCGTCGATCGCGTGTCGGGCGAGATCCGCATCGAACGCGTCACGGTCGGCCAGGACACGGGCACGATGATCAACCCCGACGGCGTGCGCCACCAGATCCACGGCAACGTGATCCAGGTATTGAGCCGCACGCTGAAGGAGCGCGTGCGCTTCGCTGACGGCAAGGTCGCGTCGCGCGAATGGGCGAGCTATCCGATCCTGACCTTCGCGGAAGTGCCCGACGTCGATGTGGTGCTGATGCCGAGGCAAGGCGAGCCGCCGCTCGGCGCGGGAGAATCGGCGTCGGTGCCGGGCCCGGCCGCCGTCGCAAACGCGTTGTTCGATGCGACCGGCGTGCGGTTCTACGCGCCGCCGTTTACGCCGGAGACGGTCCGGGCGGCGTTACGCGACGCGGGGCGGTTGATGACGGCCGACGCGGCTGGCGCGCAAGTGGCAACCACCGGCACGGCTTAG
- a CDS encoding MarR family winged helix-turn-helix transcriptional regulator produces the protein MASSKDSYDFHDQVGHLLRRAYQRHVSIFQEAIPDSDLTAAQFVTLCAVKERQGCSLNDIVKATAIDQATIRGVVDRLKARALIEVLPDPNDGRKLIVRATATGLALIDRTVPFARQVTERTYGALNPGERVALQFLLRKMMEEDGDA, from the coding sequence ATGGCGTCTTCGAAGGATTCCTACGACTTTCACGATCAGGTCGGCCACCTGCTGCGCCGCGCGTATCAGCGGCATGTGTCGATCTTCCAGGAAGCGATCCCCGATTCGGATCTCACGGCCGCGCAGTTCGTCACGCTGTGTGCGGTCAAGGAGCGCCAGGGGTGCTCGCTGAACGACATCGTCAAGGCGACCGCGATCGACCAGGCGACGATTCGCGGCGTGGTCGACCGACTGAAGGCGCGTGCGCTGATCGAGGTGCTGCCCGATCCGAACGACGGCCGCAAGCTGATCGTGCGCGCCACCGCGACCGGCCTCGCGCTGATCGACCGCACGGTGCCGTTCGCGCGGCAGGTGACGGAGCGCACGTATGGCGCGCTCAATCCGGGCGAGCGGGTCGCGTTGCAGTTCCTGCTGCGCAAGATGATGGAAGAAGACGGCGACGCGTGA
- a CDS encoding MFS transporter — protein sequence MSTAHPSAAVSPDGALHGNLYRKVTLRLITLFCLCYFAAYLDRINIGLAKLQMLDALKFSDTVYGLGAGLFFAGYILFEVPSNLVLQRVGAKLWIARIMITWGLLSGATMFVHTPMQFYVVRFLLGAAEAGFLPGVLLYLTQWYPDARRARIVALFMVGLPLSSMIGSPISGWIMRAFDGTHGLGGWQWLFLLEALPSVLLGFAVLRWLPNNIESAPWLNADEKHALRANLDADPSGNKSHALGKAFSDPKVWALGLIDLCVLLGLYAVSFWLPTILRDTGVKDAYHIGWLMVIPNAAAVLATLYCGASSDRARERRWHIVVPFMVSAVALAIAASSSHGTFGTVLLFSLINAGAAAAMPVVWALPSTFLKGSAAAGGIAFACSIANLGGFGSTYFIGWLRDTFHSQSAGLYGFAACMVVGCALALAYPARLVNR from the coding sequence ATGTCTACCGCACACCCGAGCGCCGCCGTTTCCCCCGACGGCGCGCTGCACGGCAATCTCTATCGCAAGGTCACGCTGCGCCTGATTACCCTCTTCTGCCTGTGCTACTTCGCGGCCTATCTCGACCGCATCAACATCGGGCTCGCGAAACTCCAGATGCTCGACGCGCTGAAGTTCAGCGATACGGTGTACGGGCTCGGCGCCGGCCTGTTCTTCGCCGGCTACATCCTGTTCGAAGTCCCGAGCAACCTGGTGCTGCAACGCGTCGGCGCGAAGCTGTGGATCGCGCGGATCATGATCACGTGGGGCCTGCTGTCGGGTGCGACGATGTTCGTGCACACGCCGATGCAGTTCTACGTCGTGCGCTTCCTGCTCGGCGCGGCCGAGGCCGGCTTCCTGCCCGGCGTGCTGCTGTACCTGACGCAGTGGTATCCCGATGCGCGCCGCGCGCGGATCGTCGCGCTGTTCATGGTCGGGCTGCCGCTGTCGAGCATGATCGGCAGCCCGATCTCCGGGTGGATCATGCGCGCGTTCGACGGCACGCACGGGCTCGGCGGCTGGCAGTGGCTGTTCCTGCTCGAAGCGCTGCCGTCGGTGCTGCTCGGCTTCGCGGTGCTGCGCTGGCTGCCCAACAACATCGAATCCGCGCCGTGGCTGAACGCCGACGAGAAGCACGCGTTGCGCGCGAACCTCGACGCCGATCCGTCCGGCAACAAGAGCCATGCGCTCGGCAAGGCGTTCTCCGATCCGAAGGTATGGGCGCTCGGCCTGATCGACCTGTGCGTGCTGCTCGGCCTCTATGCGGTGAGCTTCTGGCTGCCGACGATCCTGCGCGACACGGGCGTGAAGGATGCGTATCACATCGGCTGGCTGATGGTGATCCCGAATGCCGCGGCCGTGCTCGCCACGCTGTACTGCGGCGCCAGTTCCGACCGGGCGCGCGAACGCCGCTGGCATATCGTCGTGCCGTTCATGGTGTCGGCCGTCGCGCTGGCGATCGCGGCCTCGTCGTCGCACGGCACGTTCGGCACGGTATTGCTGTTCTCGCTGATCAACGCGGGCGCGGCCGCCGCGATGCCGGTCGTCTGGGCCTTGCCGTCGACGTTCCTGAAGGGTTCGGCCGCCGCCGGCGGGATCGCGTTCGCGTGCTCGATCGCCAACCTCGGCGGGTTCGGCAGCACCTACTTCATCGGCTGGCTACGCGACACGTTCCATTCGCAAAGCGCGGGGCTGTATGGTTTCGCCGCGTGCATGGTGGTCGGCTGCGCCCTCGCGCTCGCCTATCCGGCCCGGCTCGTGAACCGCTGA
- a CDS encoding DUF4397 domain-containing protein: MKSIRTLVALCSVVSVLAACGGGDDAGTELGISKPQARFINAVPAGPNLDYYLNAKLDQGGIAYKGVTRYHDVDSGTQNASYDVSGTTTTIAAQSFSAANGHHYTTIALPSTTSLISVIDDPYAKGLLSDKARVRSFNASPNAQNVDVYVVPPGTDITTQSPTLAGTAYQNAVPASTQDSIYLNGGSYQVIVTTAGSKTPILKTAPVTINNNADWLLLTIPSGGVGDVTPNDIHVLVAQGNDADASAQELGPQ, encoded by the coding sequence ATGAAATCAATACGAACGCTGGTCGCCCTTTGCTCGGTCGTTTCCGTGCTCGCAGCGTGCGGCGGCGGCGACGACGCCGGGACCGAACTCGGCATCTCGAAGCCGCAGGCGCGCTTCATCAACGCGGTGCCGGCCGGCCCGAACCTCGACTACTACCTGAACGCGAAGCTCGACCAGGGCGGTATCGCGTACAAGGGCGTGACGCGCTATCACGACGTCGACTCGGGCACGCAGAACGCGAGCTACGACGTCTCCGGCACGACGACGACCATCGCCGCGCAATCGTTCAGCGCGGCAAACGGCCATCACTACACGACGATCGCGCTGCCGAGCACGACGTCGCTGATCTCCGTGATCGACGATCCGTACGCCAAGGGCCTGCTGTCCGACAAGGCGCGCGTGCGCAGCTTCAACGCGTCGCCGAACGCGCAGAACGTCGACGTGTACGTCGTCCCGCCCGGCACCGACATCACGACGCAAAGCCCGACGCTCGCGGGTACGGCCTACCAGAACGCGGTGCCGGCATCGACGCAGGATTCGATCTACCTGAACGGCGGCAGCTACCAGGTGATCGTCACGACGGCCGGCAGCAAGACGCCGATCCTCAAGACCGCGCCGGTCACCATCAACAACAACGCCGACTGGCTGCTGCTGACGATCCCGTCGGGCGGGGTCGGCGACGTGACGCCGAACGATATCCACGTGCTGGTTGCGCAGGGCAACGACGCCGATGCGTCCGCGCAGGAACTCGGCCCGCAATAA
- a CDS encoding DUF3005 domain-containing protein, whose amino-acid sequence MQNAESNPTPEQQREQIEKSPVKTPAAGDMPDAATQAAQVAQRPLTPEKIAGKMPTGLPPIERGTQAPDSDDPVRRAAARIPTLDNANMAMTDNTVDVDGKGMEAAAGASKWHDNVIYSNASLDEAVETPDEGLGGIESRPSGNMPQIATRPGWRVRHVGDVDVEHGDSTRAEHVIVLERND is encoded by the coding sequence ATGCAGAACGCGGAATCGAACCCGACCCCGGAACAGCAGCGGGAACAGATCGAGAAGAGCCCGGTGAAGACGCCGGCGGCCGGCGACATGCCTGATGCGGCAACCCAGGCGGCGCAGGTCGCGCAGCGTCCGCTGACCCCCGAGAAGATTGCCGGGAAAATGCCGACCGGCCTGCCGCCGATCGAGCGCGGCACGCAGGCGCCCGACAGCGACGACCCCGTGCGGCGAGCGGCCGCGCGGATCCCGACGCTCGACAACGCGAACATGGCGATGACCGACAACACGGTCGACGTCGACGGCAAGGGCATGGAAGCCGCCGCGGGCGCGTCGAAGTGGCACGACAACGTGATTTATTCGAACGCGTCGCTCGACGAAGCGGTCGAGACGCCCGACGAAGGGCTCGGCGGGATCGAGAGCCGTCCGTCCGGCAACATGCCGCAGATCGCGACGCGGCCGGGCTGGCGCGTACGCCATGTCGGCGATGTCGACGTCGAGCACGGCGACAGCACGCGCGCCGAGCATGTGATCGTCCTGGAGCGGAACGACTGA